In Longimicrobium sp., the DNA window GCGGGAGCGGCTGCCGAACCTTCCGGGCGGCCGCCGTCCCGCGCCGGCCCCGCCGCCGCACCGGGCGAGACGGCCGGGCAACGCTCCCGGGCCCCGCGGCTTCTGATGAGGTGCGCGCCTCCCGGCGCGTGCAGTTCCGGAATCCCTCGACAGCAGTACGGAACGGGGCGGCGCGGACGAAACTCCGCCGACCGGCCGGCCGTACCCCCTACCGCGCCTACCGCGACAATCATCGCGGCGGGTCGGCTCCACCCTGCGATCATAGAGGTGCACCATGACGACGACTCGGACGTGGCTGAGCGGGCTGCTCCTGCTGGCGGGCGTCACCGTGTGCGGCACGGGCGCCGCGGCGCAGTCCACGGCGCCGGCGGCACCGGCCTCCCCGGCGCAGACCACCGACACCTCGGCGCGCGGCGCCGCCCCCGCGGCCGACGCGGCGCAGGGCCGGCGCTCCGAGGACACGCGCCCGAAGCGGAGCCGCCGCTTCAGCACCCGACTGGAGGAGGCGGAGATCGCGGAGCTGGCCGTGGCGCACACCGACGCCTACTCGCTGCTCGCCTCGGTCCGGCCCAACTGGCTGCGCACGCGCGGGGTGGGCTCGATGACCCGCCCGGAGCAGGTGCAGGTGTACCGCGACGGCATCCGCGCCGGCGGGCCGGCCTCGCTGCGGCAGATCCCCAGCAACAGCATCCTGAGCATCGAGTACCTGGACGGCAACCAGGCCACGGCGCGCTTCGGCACCGACCACGGCAACGGCGCCATCCTCGTCCGCTCGAAGTAGCGCACCCCCGGAAATCCCGCCGCGGGCGCACCCGCGCCGCGGCGGGCC includes these proteins:
- a CDS encoding TonB-dependent receptor plug domain-containing protein — its product is MTTTRTWLSGLLLLAGVTVCGTGAAAQSTAPAAPASPAQTTDTSARGAAPAADAAQGRRSEDTRPKRSRRFSTRLEEAEIAELAVAHTDAYSLLASVRPNWLRTRGVGSMTRPEQVQVYRDGIRAGGPASLRQIPSNSILSIEYLDGNQATARFGTDHGNGAILVRSK